One Rhodoluna sp. KAS3 DNA window includes the following coding sequences:
- the pabB gene encoding aminodeoxychorismate synthase component I, which produces MQLYSAHLAGWAAPADVFAQFYSSEPYAFWLDREHHIDEPFSVMGAGTPEIFSVDGVASIGRAVGNPQIDVAVDAAGNQNLPFSWRPGLVGCLNYELDSSHAFISVDRAIIFDHLDKSMYFVGLFESQRAFSAWHRAALLRLTLVGGQQSIYRNRFRADQVTFSAQLRHSPSQYLGMIESAQRHIEAGDVYQICLTNQVTLSTNADPLFTFLALREQNPAPYSAYLRFGDKAVVSSSPEQFLKLDSSGHLSTKPIKGTRGRGADELTDATIAAELKSNVKERAENLMIVDLMRNDLSRVAEIDSVQVPALFEVETYATVHQLVSTVTAQLKDDLDISAVLASAFPGGSMTGAPKIRAMEIISDLEAGPRGVYSGALGYIGVDGSAEFGMTIRTLIFESGQVSLGVGGGITSDSDPDAELAETELKAQALLKVLNAPNPWS; this is translated from the coding sequence ATGCAGCTGTACTCTGCGCACCTTGCCGGTTGGGCTGCGCCAGCTGACGTATTTGCTCAGTTTTACAGCTCAGAACCCTACGCTTTCTGGCTCGATCGCGAACACCACATCGATGAACCGTTCAGCGTCATGGGTGCAGGAACTCCAGAAATATTCTCTGTTGACGGTGTTGCGTCAATCGGTAGGGCGGTTGGCAATCCCCAAATCGATGTTGCGGTGGATGCCGCGGGTAATCAAAACCTTCCTTTTTCGTGGCGCCCTGGGTTGGTTGGTTGCCTCAACTATGAGCTTGATAGTTCGCACGCGTTCATCAGTGTGGATCGAGCGATTATTTTTGATCACCTCGACAAGTCGATGTACTTTGTTGGGTTGTTTGAGAGCCAGCGGGCTTTTAGTGCTTGGCATCGAGCCGCCTTGCTACGCCTGACTTTGGTTGGCGGGCAGCAGTCTATTTACCGAAATCGATTCAGGGCAGATCAGGTTACTTTTTCTGCTCAATTGAGGCACAGCCCAAGTCAATATCTCGGGATGATCGAATCGGCCCAGCGCCACATCGAGGCCGGGGATGTCTATCAAATTTGCCTAACCAATCAGGTCACCCTAAGTACCAACGCGGATCCGCTTTTTACGTTCCTGGCTTTGCGAGAACAAAACCCAGCGCCATATTCCGCATATCTTCGATTCGGCGACAAAGCGGTGGTGAGCAGTTCACCTGAGCAGTTCCTCAAGCTCGACTCATCTGGGCACCTCTCAACCAAGCCAATCAAGGGCACCCGAGGGCGGGGAGCTGATGAATTGACCGATGCGACAATCGCAGCCGAACTCAAATCAAACGTTAAGGAACGCGCCGAGAACCTAATGATCGTAGATCTGATGCGCAATGATCTCTCAAGGGTGGCCGAAATTGACAGTGTCCAGGTTCCCGCACTTTTCGAGGTCGAAACCTACGCGACCGTTCATCAGTTGGTCTCAACCGTCACTGCTCAGTTGAAGGACGACCTGGACATCTCAGCAGTCCTAGCATCAGCATTTCCTGGTGGGTCGATGACGGGTGCTCCTAAAATCCGTGCCATGGAAATCATTTCAGACCTAGAGGCTGGGCCTCGCGGAGTTTATTCGGGGGCGCTTGGATACATCGGGGTTGATGGTTCTGCAGAATTTGGAATGACTATTAGGACGCTTATTTTTGAGTCTGGACAGGTAAGTCTTGGTGTGGGTGGTGGCATTACCTCTGACTCAGACCCGGATGCCGAACTTGCTGAGACTGAGCTCAAAGCCCAGGCCTTGCTGAAAGTGCTAAACGCGCCTAATCCGTGGAGTTAG
- a CDS encoding aminotransferase class IV, whose product MSDAAQFFCFKDGSLQLVTSPPESEVELSVADSWLVDEGRVRNLQAHFSRFGDWVQQITDVCDEQLEPFFDAVREAIPNQGRWFPRIEFHGEATAPNHLFLRLREAPEQLGPITLWTYPETDPRHHPTVKGPDLSLCLQVRRAAQMHGADEAVFLDERGNLIEGALSSIVWWRGDVLCAPDHQTKWLPSITRQEVFAIAEQMGIRTRTENARPADLVELEIWALSSLQGIRLVRDWIDLGGPVGPAKHLESFQKRLRLQLTAID is encoded by the coding sequence ATGTCTGACGCAGCACAGTTCTTTTGCTTTAAAGACGGCTCATTGCAGTTAGTCACCTCACCACCAGAATCCGAAGTCGAACTTTCCGTCGCCGACTCCTGGCTGGTCGATGAGGGGCGGGTTAGAAATCTGCAGGCTCACTTCTCTCGTTTCGGCGACTGGGTTCAGCAGATAACCGATGTGTGCGACGAACAATTGGAACCATTCTTCGATGCTGTTCGAGAAGCAATTCCTAATCAGGGTCGCTGGTTTCCACGTATTGAATTTCACGGAGAGGCCACCGCGCCAAATCACCTCTTCTTGAGACTGCGCGAGGCGCCCGAGCAGCTGGGGCCCATTACCCTATGGACTTATCCAGAAACCGACCCGCGACACCATCCAACCGTCAAGGGCCCAGATTTGAGCCTCTGCCTGCAAGTGAGAAGAGCCGCTCAGATGCACGGCGCCGACGAGGCAGTCTTTTTGGATGAGCGCGGAAACCTTATTGAAGGCGCCCTGAGTTCAATTGTTTGGTGGCGTGGGGATGTCCTGTGTGCACCAGACCACCAAACCAAATGGCTTCCGAGCATTACTCGACAAGAAGTTTTTGCGATAGCAGAGCAAATGGGCATCCGCACCCGCACCGAAAATGCTCGACCAGCTGACTTAGTTGAACTTGAAATCTGGGCCCTTAGCTCTTTACAGGGCATCAGATTGGTTCGAGACTGGATTGATCTCGGCGGCCCAGTCGGCCCAGCTAAACATCTAGAGTCATTTCAGAAGCGATTGAGACTCCAGCTGACCGCTATCGATTAA
- the cydC gene encoding thiol reductant ABC exporter subunit CydC: protein MRIGLPRTGEYRVGLFVSIIQALSAVALLATSAWLISRAAEQPPVMYLMVAVVGVRGFALGRAAGRYAERVILHNATFRMLSLQRPKLLQKLIPFAPAGLPDRGATISRLINDVDELQNLPVRVVAPLLQAVVVSVLAVIGVGLLVPSAAGALGLCLLGAFLIALPISGLVSKSSDESTLNAKAELSSGSLELLENLDVLKAFGWASVVLDELGKNTDGLLKKSVKSASAAGLGQALILVFSSMATFSLSFIGAQAVVAGQIDGVLLAVLVLLPMAVFEVVSSAQSLVSVWQKYQASASRIQDFLDTSIPSEIEESRGQIGLTQVDEISFNRASATYPNSEAGLQDFTMSIRFGDRVSLVGASGSGKTTVANLLLGFLNTRAGSLTINGKSISDFDPSSLRRVIGLVEQQPTIFVGSVRDNLLIAKPTASDDELLAVLDRVGLRATFETRESLNTELGERGVLISGGEAQRLGLARALLADFQVLILDEPTANVDHATAVPLIRDLLAAAGSHRTVLLITHDDAIAEFTSRKVQLTSRLD, encoded by the coding sequence ATGAGGATTGGCCTACCCAGAACTGGCGAGTATCGCGTCGGGCTTTTCGTGAGCATAATTCAGGCTCTCTCTGCCGTCGCCCTGCTGGCAACCTCTGCTTGGCTTATCTCGAGGGCTGCTGAGCAGCCACCGGTGATGTACCTAATGGTTGCCGTTGTTGGGGTCAGAGGCTTTGCGCTGGGTCGGGCAGCCGGCCGTTATGCCGAACGAGTCATTCTTCACAATGCCACGTTTCGGATGCTCAGCTTGCAACGGCCAAAATTGCTGCAAAAACTCATTCCATTCGCACCTGCCGGTTTGCCCGACAGAGGCGCAACCATTTCGCGACTCATAAACGATGTAGACGAACTCCAAAATCTTCCGGTTAGGGTCGTAGCGCCACTATTGCAGGCGGTCGTGGTCAGTGTGCTGGCAGTCATCGGTGTAGGCCTTCTCGTTCCAAGTGCCGCTGGCGCTTTGGGGCTTTGCTTACTCGGTGCGTTTCTAATCGCTTTGCCAATCTCAGGTTTGGTCAGCAAATCTAGTGATGAGTCGACCTTGAACGCCAAGGCAGAGTTATCCAGCGGCAGCTTGGAGTTGCTGGAAAACCTCGATGTTTTGAAGGCTTTTGGCTGGGCCTCGGTTGTCCTCGATGAACTTGGCAAGAATACGGATGGTCTGCTCAAAAAGTCAGTCAAATCCGCTAGCGCGGCTGGTCTGGGCCAGGCGCTCATCCTGGTTTTTTCATCGATGGCAACATTCAGCTTGTCGTTTATCGGGGCTCAGGCCGTTGTGGCCGGTCAGATCGATGGAGTTTTGCTTGCTGTTTTGGTTTTGTTGCCGATGGCCGTTTTCGAGGTTGTTTCTTCGGCTCAGTCCTTGGTTTCAGTCTGGCAAAAATACCAAGCATCCGCTTCACGAATACAGGACTTTCTCGATACTTCGATTCCATCGGAAATCGAAGAGTCCAGAGGCCAAATCGGACTAACTCAGGTAGATGAGATTAGTTTCAACAGGGCATCCGCGACCTATCCAAACTCAGAAGCTGGCCTTCAGGATTTCACGATGTCGATTAGGTTCGGTGACCGGGTATCGCTCGTTGGCGCCAGCGGCTCCGGTAAAACCACGGTGGCAAATCTGCTTTTGGGTTTCTTAAACACCAGGGCTGGCTCACTCACGATAAACGGTAAGTCAATCAGTGACTTCGATCCAAGTAGTTTGCGGAGAGTAATCGGCTTGGTTGAACAGCAACCAACAATCTTCGTTGGTTCAGTGCGTGATAACTTGCTGATCGCAAAGCCAACGGCATCGGATGATGAACTACTCGCGGTGCTTGATCGAGTTGGGCTTCGCGCGACTTTTGAAACCCGGGAAAGCTTGAATACCGAGTTGGGGGAGCGCGGAGTGCTTATCAGTGGTGGTGAAGCGCAGCGTTTGGGGCTTGCCCGAGCGCTGCTGGCCGATTTTCAGGTCCTTATCCTCGATGAGCCCACAGCCAATGTCGACCATGCCACGGCGGTGCCACTTATCCGTGATTTGCTTGCTGCAGCAGGGTCGCATCGAACCGTGCTCCTGATTACCCATGACGATGCGATAGCCGAATTCACCAGTCGCAAAGTGCAATTAACCAGCCGCCTCGATTAG
- a CDS encoding ABC transporter transmembrane domain-containing protein — translation MLSSLSTVVAAWNLAWFVSQIFVESVPVSAVTGNLWFALGAGLVRALVVWFQEFLAQRAANLVKQELRKKYFSAVVKLGPAWLAKQRIATVNTSATSGLDALDAYFAKYLPQLVYTALITPILIVIISLADFASGLVVMLTIPLIPLFMVLIGWATRSVQQKQFEALSKLTGHFLEVMRGLGTLRVFGRAQMQVTKIAEVSEEYRERTMKVLRVSFLSGFALELLASLSVALIAVSIGLRLVNGEVTLLIGLFVLILAPEAYLPIRQVGVNFHAAAEGVTASGVVLDAIEASKEVREGSARQPRTFAPGQLAVIVGPSGSGKSTLLRSIIGIDDSGESTALSRSSWVPQRTMLLEGTVETNILGPNSKDSQYVNHPALVQSLMLAALDDLDMHSVVGPNGQGVSGGQAQRISLARAFYRALNQQTPMLVLDEPISAIDSSRATRVIDSLRWFAGRGFTVIAATHQPALIAAADEIVEVAGA, via the coding sequence ATGCTTTCCAGCCTGTCGACAGTCGTTGCAGCCTGGAATTTAGCTTGGTTTGTAAGTCAGATATTTGTTGAATCGGTGCCAGTTTCTGCGGTTACGGGCAACCTCTGGTTTGCTCTCGGGGCAGGGCTAGTCCGAGCGTTAGTTGTCTGGTTTCAAGAGTTTCTCGCTCAGCGGGCTGCGAATTTGGTCAAGCAAGAGCTACGCAAAAAATACTTTTCTGCCGTCGTGAAACTTGGGCCAGCATGGCTTGCCAAGCAAAGAATAGCAACGGTAAATACTTCAGCTACTTCAGGGCTGGACGCGCTGGATGCATACTTTGCCAAGTACCTGCCTCAGCTGGTCTACACCGCTCTAATCACCCCGATTCTCATCGTGATTATTTCACTAGCCGATTTTGCTAGCGGACTTGTCGTGATGTTAACCATTCCGCTTATCCCGTTGTTTATGGTTCTAATTGGCTGGGCCACCAGGTCGGTTCAGCAAAAGCAGTTTGAGGCGCTTTCTAAGCTGACCGGGCACTTTCTAGAGGTGATGAGAGGCCTCGGAACCTTGAGAGTTTTTGGTCGGGCGCAAATGCAAGTGACCAAAATAGCTGAAGTTAGCGAGGAATACCGAGAGCGCACCATGAAGGTCTTGCGGGTTTCATTCCTATCCGGTTTTGCCTTAGAGCTCCTGGCGAGTCTTTCGGTAGCTCTGATTGCAGTTTCGATAGGTCTTCGGCTTGTGAACGGCGAGGTGACTCTGCTCATCGGGCTTTTCGTTCTGATTCTTGCACCGGAGGCGTATCTGCCAATAAGGCAGGTCGGAGTGAACTTTCACGCTGCCGCTGAGGGCGTCACAGCATCTGGGGTGGTCCTCGATGCGATTGAGGCTTCAAAAGAAGTTCGAGAGGGTTCAGCTAGGCAGCCAAGAACCTTTGCACCAGGGCAATTGGCAGTCATTGTCGGTCCGTCTGGTTCGGGCAAGAGCACTTTGCTGCGCTCGATAATTGGCATCGATGATTCTGGGGAATCCACCGCTTTGTCCCGCTCTAGCTGGGTACCCCAGCGAACCATGCTTCTTGAGGGAACAGTTGAAACCAACATTCTTGGTCCAAATTCCAAGGATTCGCAATATGTCAATCATCCGGCTCTGGTTCAGTCACTAATGCTCGCGGCCCTAGATGACCTTGATATGCACTCGGTGGTTGGACCAAATGGACAGGGAGTGTCTGGCGGTCAGGCTCAGCGAATTTCGCTGGCTAGAGCCTTTTATCGTGCGCTCAACCAACAAACCCCGATGCTGGTGCTGGATGAACCAATTTCGGCTATCGACAGCTCGCGAGCAACCAGAGTTATCGATTCTTTGCGTTGGTTTGCAGGCCGTGGGTTCACGGTTATCGCAGCCACACACCAACCAGCCCTGATTGCGGCAGCCGATGAGATAGTTGAGGTCGCCGGTGCGTAA
- the cydB gene encoding cytochrome d ubiquinol oxidase subunit II: MQLNEIWFLIVGFLFIGYFVLDGFDFGVGMSLPFLGKDDTDRRVLINTIGPVWDLNETWVIVAGASLFAAFPEWYASLFSGFYLPLLIILVALIMRGVAFEYRGKGHTIGANEERWKANFDWMIVIGSAVPALLWGVAFANIVQGVPLNQDHVYTGTIFTLLNPYGLLGGLVTLTLFWTHGLVFITLKTDGDIKERARALATKVGSAATLLAATFLVWTLVAHFSVLGFILSALAAVSLIAGLVANLFKREGISFTLLVVTIITAVGSLFAALFPNVFPSSIDPAFSLTIENASSSQYTLTVMTWVAVFMIPLVLAYQTWTYWVFRKRVSRKSIPAHAH, encoded by the coding sequence ATGCAATTGAATGAAATTTGGTTCCTAATCGTCGGTTTCTTGTTCATTGGGTACTTTGTGCTCGACGGGTTTGACTTTGGCGTTGGTATGTCGCTGCCGTTTCTTGGCAAAGATGACACCGATAGAAGGGTGCTTATCAACACCATTGGTCCAGTTTGGGATCTAAACGAAACCTGGGTGATTGTGGCGGGTGCAAGCCTTTTCGCGGCTTTTCCAGAGTGGTACGCATCGCTGTTCAGCGGGTTCTATTTGCCACTACTGATTATCCTCGTTGCCCTAATTATGCGCGGTGTGGCGTTTGAATACCGCGGCAAGGGGCACACGATTGGTGCAAACGAAGAACGTTGGAAAGCCAACTTTGACTGGATGATTGTGATCGGATCAGCTGTTCCGGCACTGCTTTGGGGAGTTGCCTTCGCAAACATCGTGCAGGGAGTTCCATTGAACCAGGACCACGTTTACACCGGTACGATTTTCACTCTTCTAAATCCATACGGTCTACTTGGCGGGTTAGTGACTCTGACCTTGTTCTGGACTCATGGTCTGGTTTTTATCACTCTAAAAACAGATGGAGATATCAAGGAGCGGGCTCGTGCACTGGCCACCAAAGTCGGATCAGCCGCAACACTCTTGGCTGCTACCTTTTTGGTTTGGACCTTGGTCGCGCACTTCAGTGTCTTGGGATTCATCCTTTCGGCACTGGCAGCTGTAAGCCTTATCGCTGGGCTAGTTGCAAACCTGTTCAAACGTGAGGGAATTTCGTTCACGTTGCTGGTGGTAACTATCATCACGGCGGTTGGCAGTCTGTTTGCTGCTCTGTTTCCGAATGTGTTCCCCTCATCAATTGATCCTGCATTTAGCCTCACCATCGAGAATGCCTCTTCAAGCCAATACACCTTAACGGTTATGACTTGGGTGGCTGTGTTCATGATTCCTTTGGTGCTTGCCTACCAGACCTGGACCTACTGGGTTTTCCGCAAGCGGGTTAGTCGCAAGTCAATTCCGGCACACGCGCACTAA
- a CDS encoding cytochrome ubiquinol oxidase subunit I, producing MHAIPAVLTELSALDLSRWQFGLTTVYHFLFVPLTIGMVLLVAIMQTAWVRTGKEKYLKMTKLYGKIFLINFAMGVVTGIVQEFQFGMNWSDYSRFVGDVFGAPLAMEGLLAFFFEATFIGLWIFGWDRLSKKVHLATIWMTAFGVLLSAYFILAANAFMQNPVGFEINEAKNRAELVDIGAVLTNIVALNQFPHTITASLMFAGAVIASVAAYHLKRNQQVDTMGTSLRFGLWSVIVGGVGTAVSGDGLGLAMVETQPMKMAAAEALYNTSAPASFSIFTLGTPDGKSELWSIRIPNLLSFLSTHTLDGEVEGLNDLQAQYVAAYGPGDYMPTIWITYWAFRWMIALGALSFLIAAVGLFLTRKGNFTLPTWTWNVAIWAAPLPVLGISIGWLFTEMGRQPWLVFKLMKTADGVSPGINGVDVLISLIVFTAVYGILAVVEMKLLLAAAQKGIEEVDVKKDSDAEQLAVAY from the coding sequence ATGCACGCAATTCCTGCAGTGCTAACCGAACTCAGCGCCTTAGATTTATCGCGTTGGCAGTTTGGTCTAACCACCGTTTACCACTTCCTGTTCGTGCCACTGACTATCGGCATGGTTTTGCTGGTGGCCATCATGCAAACCGCATGGGTGCGCACCGGCAAAGAGAAGTACCTAAAAATGACCAAGCTGTACGGAAAGATCTTTTTGATCAACTTTGCGATGGGTGTTGTCACCGGAATCGTTCAAGAGTTCCAATTCGGTATGAACTGGTCTGACTACTCTCGATTTGTCGGAGATGTGTTCGGAGCCCCATTGGCTATGGAAGGTCTATTGGCCTTCTTCTTCGAAGCGACATTCATCGGGTTGTGGATTTTTGGTTGGGACCGGCTTTCAAAGAAGGTTCACCTCGCCACCATTTGGATGACCGCTTTTGGTGTCTTGCTCTCTGCATATTTCATCCTGGCTGCAAATGCGTTCATGCAAAACCCAGTTGGTTTTGAGATAAACGAAGCAAAAAATCGAGCCGAACTAGTCGACATCGGTGCTGTCTTGACCAACATTGTTGCGCTCAACCAGTTTCCTCACACCATCACCGCATCGCTAATGTTTGCCGGTGCCGTAATTGCATCCGTGGCTGCGTACCACCTGAAGCGCAACCAGCAGGTAGACACCATGGGCACATCGCTGCGGTTTGGCCTTTGGTCTGTAATCGTGGGTGGCGTGGGAACTGCGGTTAGCGGTGACGGCCTAGGCCTTGCCATGGTTGAGACCCAGCCAATGAAAATGGCAGCTGCCGAGGCGCTCTACAACACCTCAGCGCCAGCGTCATTTTCGATATTCACCCTGGGAACACCAGACGGCAAGAGTGAACTTTGGTCTATTCGTATTCCGAACCTGCTTTCGTTTCTTTCAACCCACACTCTCGATGGTGAGGTTGAAGGTCTGAACGACCTGCAGGCACAGTACGTTGCGGCCTACGGGCCTGGGGACTACATGCCTACTATCTGGATTACCTACTGGGCCTTCCGTTGGATGATCGCACTCGGTGCACTGTCATTCCTGATCGCTGCAGTTGGCTTGTTTCTGACCCGAAAGGGCAACTTCACCCTGCCAACCTGGACTTGGAATGTTGCCATTTGGGCAGCACCACTTCCGGTACTTGGCATCTCAATCGGTTGGCTTTTCACCGAGATGGGTCGCCAACCTTGGCTGGTGTTCAAACTAATGAAGACTGCCGATGGAGTTTCTCCAGGCATCAATGGTGTTGATGTCTTGATCTCACTAATTGTCTTCACAGCTGTTTATGGAATTCTCGCGGTTGTCGAGATGAAGCTTTTGCTTGCTGCAGCTCAAAAAGGCATCGAAGAAGTCGATGTTAAAAAAGATTCCGATGCTGAACAACTGGCTGTTGCCTACTAG
- a CDS encoding DedA family protein, translating to MNEILDWILNMVQSVDPATRNLLAGLAIMLETSLFIGLIMPGDTVVLVASTGVLDLGDFFFLLGAVLLGSLIGESVGFLIGRFFGERIRASRLGQKIGEKNWQMADVFVETRGGLAVAISRFLPVLHSLVPVVSGMTRMKYRVFIRWTVAACAVWASAYVGVGYLARASYEEVSKNLKFGGLVFVVIIIAFVVLVHFGKKRLEKSAERMIAEGEAAMAAIAGAEQIERGEENNFDQSEKN from the coding sequence GTGAATGAGATTCTTGACTGGATTCTGAACATGGTTCAGAGCGTTGACCCGGCAACTCGCAACCTTTTGGCCGGCCTCGCAATCATGCTCGAGACCTCGCTTTTCATCGGTTTGATTATGCCCGGTGACACCGTAGTTCTAGTTGCCTCAACGGGCGTACTTGACCTCGGCGACTTTTTCTTTTTGCTCGGAGCAGTCCTGCTAGGTTCACTTATCGGTGAGTCGGTCGGCTTCCTGATCGGCAGGTTCTTCGGAGAGCGCATCCGTGCCAGCCGGTTGGGTCAAAAAATTGGTGAAAAAAACTGGCAGATGGCTGATGTGTTTGTTGAAACCCGCGGCGGTTTGGCGGTAGCGATTTCTAGATTTCTGCCAGTACTGCACTCTTTGGTTCCGGTTGTGTCTGGCATGACCAGGATGAAGTACCGAGTATTCATCCGCTGGACTGTAGCTGCTTGTGCGGTGTGGGCCAGCGCCTATGTCGGTGTCGGCTATCTGGCGCGCGCCAGCTATGAAGAGGTTTCCAAGAACCTCAAGTTCGGCGGATTAGTTTTCGTGGTGATTATCATCGCGTTTGTGGTTCTGGTTCACTTTGGTAAAAAGCGGCTAGAGAAATCTGCCGAACGCATGATTGCCGAGGGTGAGGCTGCAATGGCAGCAATTGCCGGCGCCGAGCAAATCGAACGCGGCGAAGAAAACAACTTCGATCAAAGCGAGAAAAACTAA
- a CDS encoding SOS response-associated peptidase, protein MCGRFVVARAVGEIQTIFEADEIVGSVPGVSYNVAPTQPIAIIVDRAFEKAEDGSPIGELSREIHSARWGLVPRWAKSPDEHGPLINGRIESILEKPSFKDSVIRRRCVIPASGYYEWQVAADGTKQPFYISAGTDGMFALAGLYEWWADPSKNASDPARWLLSATTLTKDSAPELAHIHDRNPVLLSPDTFEAWLDPHIIGDQELLEAVAIDSDMVAAEAEFFKVSTDVGQVRNNSPELIRALS, encoded by the coding sequence ATGTGTGGTCGGTTTGTAGTTGCTCGCGCAGTTGGTGAAATCCAAACCATTTTCGAGGCTGACGAAATCGTCGGGAGCGTTCCAGGGGTCAGCTACAACGTTGCTCCCACCCAGCCAATCGCAATCATTGTCGACCGTGCTTTTGAAAAAGCTGAAGACGGATCCCCAATCGGCGAACTGAGTCGTGAAATTCATTCGGCTCGCTGGGGCCTGGTGCCACGTTGGGCCAAAAGCCCAGACGAACACGGCCCGCTCATCAATGGCAGAATCGAGTCAATTCTCGAAAAGCCTTCTTTCAAAGATTCAGTAATCCGCCGTCGCTGCGTTATTCCGGCTTCTGGTTATTACGAATGGCAAGTCGCCGCAGATGGCACCAAGCAGCCGTTTTACATCTCTGCTGGCACCGATGGAATGTTTGCATTAGCGGGCTTGTACGAATGGTGGGCAGATCCGAGCAAAAACGCTTCAGACCCAGCTCGTTGGCTACTTTCGGCAACCACTCTGACCAAGGACTCCGCCCCCGAGTTAGCCCACATCCACGACCGCAATCCAGTTCTACTATCGCCGGACACCTTTGAAGCATGGCTTGACCCGCACATTATTGGTGATCAAGAGCTACTAGAGGCAGTTGCCATTGACTCTGACATGGTTGCGGCAGAGGCAGAATTTTTTAAAGTCAGCACCGATGTTGGGCAGGTTCGCAACAACTCCCCCGAACTCATCAGAGCTTTGAGTTAA
- a CDS encoding YdeI/OmpD-associated family protein yields the protein MANRKNDERESGRNAPRDKNGKLKRKLSEMPADVKLSLEETGLRADFDARPAYQRNDYLAWIIRSKFPATRTKRLNQMLAELELGGVYMRMDHPASRK from the coding sequence GTGGCCAATCGCAAGAACGACGAACGCGAGTCAGGCAGGAATGCCCCGCGCGATAAAAATGGCAAACTCAAGCGAAAACTGAGCGAGATGCCGGCCGATGTCAAACTCTCACTTGAAGAGACTGGCCTGCGCGCTGATTTTGATGCTCGACCGGCCTATCAACGCAATGACTACCTGGCCTGGATTATTCGATCGAAGTTTCCGGCTACTCGCACCAAGCGGCTAAATCAAATGTTGGCCGAGCTCGAATTGGGTGGCGTCTATATGCGCATGGACCATCCAGCCTCTAGAAAATAA
- a CDS encoding DUF6504 family protein, whose amino-acid sequence MLRVDESVSVSTNRGGEPIGFWWRGGSYLVNSKPVRWFARREWWNESARVQRGIGAGVLEVEMWRICASSEDSKTAQYELVHTLDTHGNDRNTWRLARVYA is encoded by the coding sequence GTGCTGCGCGTAGATGAGAGCGTGTCGGTTTCTACTAACCGAGGAGGTGAGCCGATCGGCTTTTGGTGGCGAGGCGGTAGCTACCTGGTTAATTCAAAGCCCGTGCGCTGGTTTGCCCGCAGAGAATGGTGGAATGAGTCAGCAAGAGTCCAGCGAGGAATCGGTGCCGGAGTACTTGAAGTAGAAATGTGGCGTATTTGCGCATCTAGCGAAGACAGCAAAACAGCTCAGTACGAACTAGTACACACGCTCGATACGCACGGCAACGACCGCAATACTTGGCGACTAGCCCGGGTCTACGCCTAG